The following are encoded together in the Populus trichocarpa isolate Nisqually-1 chromosome 5, P.trichocarpa_v4.1, whole genome shotgun sequence genome:
- the LOC7468846 gene encoding non-functional NADPH-dependent codeinone reductase 2-like — translation MGINIPTSTLRSTDRTIPLLGYGTAEYPFGASIETMKESILHAIELGYRHFDSASLYQSEVPLGEAISDALTLGLIKSRDELFITSKLWCSDGHKDLVLPALQKTLENLQLEYLDLYLIHWPVSSKPGEYVFPVKEKDLLPMDFQSVWEAMEECQKLGLAKSIGVSNFSCKKLENLLATAKIPPAVNQVEISPLWQQKRIREFCEEKGIHVTAYSPLGAKGMLWGTNNVMECQVLKEIAAARGKSIAQICLRWVHEQGVSVLVKSFNKERIKQNLDIFDWKLSQEDLKRMSQIPQQRACVAAAFVSEKGPYKSVDEFWDGEI, via the exons ATGGGAATTAATATTCCAACCTCCACCCTCCGTTCAACCGATAGAACCATACCTCTTTTAGGTTATGGAACTGCCGAGTATCCCTTTGGTGCTTCCATTGAAACCATGAAAGAGTCCATTCTCCATGCAATAGAACTTGGTTACCGGCACTTTGATTCAGCTTCTCTTTACCAGTCTGAAGTACCTCTAGGTGAAGCAATATCAGATGCTTTAACATTAGGTTTAATCAAGTCTCGAGATGAGCTCTTTATCACTTCCAAGCTTTGGTGTAGTGATGGACATAAAGATCTTGTGCTCCCTGCGTTACAAAAGACACTCGA GAATCTTCAGCTAGAATATCTAGATCTGTATTTAATTCACTGGCCTGTGAGCTCAAAACCAGGAGAATATGTGTTTCCAGTGAAGGAGAAGGACCTTCTTCCAATGGATTTCCAGTCTGTGTGGGAAGCTATGGAGGAGTGTCAAAAGCTTGGCCTGGCAAAATCCATTGGTGTGAGCAATTTTTCATGCAAGAAGCTTGAGAACCTGCTTGCCACGGCAAAGATTCCTCCAGCAGTCAATCAA gtGGAGATAAGCCCTCTTTGGCAGCAAAAGAGGATAAGAgagttttgtgaggaaaaaggTATACACGTTACCGCTTACTCTCCGCTGGGAGCGAAAGGAATGTTATGGGGCACAAACAACGTCATGGAGTGCCAAGTGCTGAAAGAGATTGCTGCTGCTAGAGGAAAAAGTATAGCGCAG ATTTGTCTCAGATGGGTACATGAACAAGGTGTAAGCGTGCTTGTGAAGAGCTTCAACAAAGAGAGGATCAAACAAAACCTGGACATATTTGACTGGAAATTGAGCCAAGAAGATTTGAAAAGGATGAGTCAAATCCCGCAACAAAGAGCATGCGTGGCAGCTGCATTCGTCTCCGAGAAAGGCCCTTACAAATCGGTTGACGAGTTTTGGGATGGAGAGATTTAA